The Thermoflavifilum sp. genome contains a region encoding:
- a CDS encoding glycosyltransferase family 87 protein, which yields MKIPNSHQVMKWLNPVLTRRYMLALWIGMGAIALLSEWWSHHINNNYFVFTHVYFHLIHKQPLYIPYPHEYADINLYGPLFGLLIAPFALLPDVAGVACWVMINILFLFIIIQQLPVNERSKQFVILFSAMELLMNAQWLQLNAFIAACLVGSFVYFKKDKVVLASLLIVMGSFTKLYGITGLAFMGFTKKPFKAVLWLIIWSLIAFCLPMLISSPAYIVHSYQEWFQTLVMKNSKNVHDAMNNFYQDISAMGLIKRISGLSQDIDIWVIVSGLIIMAISFVGVLKRRSKPDIQLLWLSAIMLFTVLFSTGAESPTYIIAVVGVAIWFVSYAQEKYPRLSVVLMALVLLLTSIASTDLVTPWVRIHVVRRYALKALPCLIVWGVIVFDLMKYAWMPALHMHMNDTDKRRSIQQKPYSMKNLNIGR from the coding sequence ATGAAAATCCCGAACAGTCATCAGGTGATGAAATGGCTGAATCCTGTGCTTACCCGCAGGTATATGCTCGCCCTCTGGATAGGCATGGGAGCGATAGCCCTGCTCAGCGAATGGTGGAGCCATCATATCAACAACAATTATTTTGTTTTCACGCATGTGTATTTTCACCTCATCCACAAACAACCCCTGTATATTCCTTATCCGCATGAATATGCCGATATAAATCTCTATGGCCCGTTGTTCGGTTTGCTGATTGCACCTTTTGCGCTGCTGCCTGATGTTGCCGGCGTCGCTTGCTGGGTAATGATCAATATTCTATTCCTGTTCATCATCATCCAGCAATTGCCTGTAAATGAGCGAAGTAAGCAATTTGTGATTTTGTTTTCTGCTATGGAATTGTTGATGAATGCACAGTGGCTGCAGTTAAATGCCTTCATAGCCGCCTGTCTGGTTGGAAGTTTTGTGTATTTCAAGAAAGATAAGGTAGTCCTTGCCAGCCTTTTGATTGTGATGGGAAGTTTCACCAAATTATATGGCATTACAGGATTGGCTTTTATGGGCTTCACGAAGAAACCATTTAAAGCTGTTTTGTGGCTCATCATCTGGAGCCTCATCGCATTCTGTTTACCCATGCTGATCAGTTCACCTGCTTACATTGTGCATAGTTATCAGGAATGGTTTCAGACATTGGTGATGAAAAACAGCAAGAATGTGCATGATGCGATGAATAATTTTTATCAGGATATTTCCGCAATGGGGCTTATCAAAAGAATTTCAGGATTATCACAGGATATTGATATCTGGGTAATCGTATCTGGACTTATCATTATGGCTATTTCTTTTGTTGGCGTACTTAAACGTCGATCTAAACCGGATATTCAACTGTTATGGCTCAGCGCCATCATGCTTTTCACAGTATTATTCAGCACGGGTGCCGAATCGCCAACGTATATCATTGCAGTTGTGGGTGTAGCTATCTGGTTTGTATCTTATGCACAGGAAAAATATCCAAGATTGTCGGTAGTGTTAATGGCGCTGGTGTTATTGCTCACCAGCATAGCGAGCACAGATCTGGTTACGCCCTGGGTACGCATTCATGTTGTACGGCGATATGCGTTAAAAGCCTTACCCTGCCTGATTGTATGGGGCGTAATCGTTTTCGATTTAATGAAATATGCTTGGATGCCCGCTCTGCACATGCACATGAATGATACCGATAAAAGAAGAAGCATTCAACAAAAACCGTATTCCATGAAGAACCTGAACATTGGAAGATGA
- a CDS encoding glycosyltransferase family 2 protein, with the protein MKKLITVVIPAFNEQDTIPVLVEKLAYFFKQYIQYAFECIIVDDGSTDSSRSIIANLCQQYPWLYYVFLSRNFGKDMAMKAGIDQARGDAVITMDADGQHPIELIPEFIQAWEAGYEIVYAYRELSFASEHRNLRMRMQHFRSRLFYRIASRLTDLKMEQGLSDFRLFSRRVAQTITQFHDKELFLRAIFKWIGFKQKGIPYRPLQREFGQTKYTLRSLIRLSLQGITSFSVKPLNMAIYLGLTISVLSSLYIPYVIWSFMYNHPISGWASMIVTVAFFGGLQLMILGIIGIYIGKLFIQTRFHPPYIIETTNLHIHTGSGVEAASRPSTPVHTHIMK; encoded by the coding sequence ATGAAGAAACTGATTACCGTGGTGATACCGGCATTTAATGAACAGGATACCATACCGGTTCTGGTAGAGAAGCTTGCATATTTTTTTAAGCAGTATATACAATATGCTTTTGAATGCATCATCGTGGATGATGGAAGCACGGATAGTAGCCGGAGTATTATAGCAAACTTATGCCAGCAATATCCCTGGTTATACTATGTTTTTCTTTCCCGGAATTTTGGAAAGGATATGGCGATGAAAGCCGGAATCGATCAGGCGAGAGGAGACGCGGTGATCACCATGGATGCCGACGGGCAACATCCCATTGAGCTGATTCCTGAATTCATACAGGCATGGGAAGCCGGTTACGAAATTGTGTATGCTTATCGAGAATTATCTTTTGCATCTGAACACCGAAATCTACGGATGCGGATGCAGCATTTCCGATCCCGATTATTTTATCGCATCGCCAGTCGCCTCACCGATTTGAAGATGGAACAGGGTTTATCGGATTTTCGCCTGTTTAGCCGGCGCGTGGCACAAACTATCACGCAGTTTCATGATAAAGAACTTTTCCTTCGCGCCATATTCAAATGGATTGGATTCAAACAAAAAGGCATTCCTTATCGTCCGCTGCAACGCGAATTCGGGCAAACCAAATATACCCTGCGAAGCCTCATCAGGCTTTCGCTGCAGGGCATCACATCCTTCAGCGTGAAGCCTTTGAATATGGCTATTTATCTGGGCCTGACCATATCTGTGCTTTCGTCGTTGTATATTCCGTATGTCATCTGGAGTTTTATGTATAATCATCCCATATCCGGATGGGCATCGATGATCGTAACCGTAGCCTTTTTCGGTGGATTGCAATTGATGATTTTAGGTATCATCGGCATTTATATTGGTAAATTGTTTATTCAAACTCGTTTTCATCCGCCTTATATTATTGAAACCACCAATTTGCATATCCATACAGGAAGCGGTGTGGAAGCTGCATCAAGGCCATCTACGCCTGTACATACCCATATCATGAAATAA
- a CDS encoding polysaccharide deacetylase family protein → MQHNVYPILLSFDLEEFDLPTEYGVGIALSDQIAITTEGLQTLLDTLSRYAIKATFYTTVRYAIHQSAWIQKLIEAGHELASHGLHHGTCDKADYGASREKLQQQFHVAVHGFRMPRMKQVDMHALAQAGYAYHSSLHPTCIPGRYCHLRAARGVTSQQHLLHIPPSVTPRWRIPLFWLSFHHLPQKMYMHLCKQTLEHDGYLHLYFHPWEWTSWPQKLKKRMPRYLHLQNGMQMQKRFEQWIDFMLMQPIQWTSTHAWMIANFHASDYPGL, encoded by the coding sequence ATGCAACACAATGTTTATCCCATACTGCTCAGTTTTGATCTGGAAGAATTTGATTTGCCGACAGAATACGGTGTGGGCATTGCTTTATCCGATCAGATAGCCATCACCACTGAAGGATTGCAAACGCTTTTAGATACCCTGTCCAGATATGCCATCAAAGCCACGTTCTACACCACCGTACGTTATGCTATCCATCAATCCGCATGGATACAGAAGCTCATCGAGGCCGGACATGAACTGGCTTCCCATGGTCTGCATCATGGCACATGCGATAAAGCCGATTATGGGGCTTCGCGTGAAAAACTCCAGCAGCAATTTCATGTAGCCGTGCATGGATTCCGTATGCCGAGAATGAAGCAGGTCGATATGCATGCATTAGCTCAGGCCGGTTATGCTTATCATTCATCGCTTCATCCCACCTGCATTCCCGGCCGATATTGCCATCTGCGTGCCGCTCGTGGTGTAACCTCTCAGCAACACCTACTTCATATTCCACCCTCCGTTACGCCCCGATGGCGTATTCCGCTTTTCTGGCTATCGTTTCATCATTTGCCTCAAAAGATGTATATGCATCTGTGTAAGCAAACGCTTGAACATGATGGTTATTTGCACCTGTATTTTCATCCCTGGGAATGGACCAGCTGGCCGCAAAAATTAAAGAAGCGGATGCCCCGATATTTGCATTTACAGAATGGCATGCAGATGCAAAAAAGATTCGAACAATGGATTGATTTCATGCTGATGCAGCCGATACAATGGACAAGCACCCATGCATGGATGATTGCAAATTTCCATGCTTCAGATTATCCTGGATTATGA
- a CDS encoding class I fructose-bisphosphate aldolase encodes MHETITQGRIADLLGDQAEYLLNHVCKTIDASQLTLPGPDYLDKVWLNSNRNNQVLRSLQAIFNHGRLAGTGYISIFPVDQGVEHSAGSAFAPNPMYFDPENIIRLAIEGGCNAVASTFGVLGIMSRKYAHKIPFIVKINHNEFLSYPNRYDQTLFGTVKSAWNMGAVAVGATVYWGSAESNRQLKEIAEAFELAHELGMATILWCYTRNSAFKVNNVDYHTSADFTGQANHLGVTIQADIIKQKLPTNNGGYLATKHGKTSPLVYEKLTTDHPIDLCRYQVLNCYSGRIGLINSGGESKGQSDLVEAVATAVINKRAGGMGLILGRKAFQRPFKEGVQLLHATQDVYLDKSITIA; translated from the coding sequence ATGCATGAGACCATCACACAGGGGCGTATTGCCGATCTTCTGGGCGATCAGGCCGAATACCTGCTCAACCATGTTTGCAAGACTATTGATGCTTCCCAGCTGACGCTGCCGGGGCCCGACTACCTGGATAAAGTGTGGTTGAATTCAAACCGCAACAATCAGGTGTTGCGTAGCCTGCAGGCAATTTTTAATCATGGACGACTGGCCGGCACGGGTTATATTTCCATATTTCCTGTTGACCAGGGCGTGGAACACAGCGCCGGATCAGCCTTTGCACCGAATCCGATGTATTTCGATCCGGAAAACATCATTCGGCTGGCTATCGAAGGTGGCTGTAATGCCGTAGCTTCTACCTTCGGCGTATTGGGCATCATGTCAAGAAAGTATGCCCATAAGATTCCCTTTATCGTAAAAATCAATCACAACGAATTCCTCAGCTATCCCAATCGATATGATCAAACCCTGTTTGGCACGGTGAAGAGCGCCTGGAACATGGGGGCCGTGGCCGTGGGAGCAACCGTGTACTGGGGTTCTGCTGAAAGCAATCGTCAGCTGAAAGAAATAGCCGAAGCTTTCGAGCTGGCGCATGAACTGGGCATGGCCACCATTCTCTGGTGTTATACCCGCAACAGTGCCTTCAAGGTGAATAATGTGGATTACCATACTTCGGCTGATTTTACCGGGCAAGCCAATCATCTCGGTGTTACCATCCAGGCCGATATCATCAAACAAAAATTGCCCACCAATAACGGGGGTTATCTGGCCACCAAACATGGCAAAACCAGTCCACTCGTCTATGAAAAGCTAACCACAGACCACCCTATTGACCTTTGCCGGTATCAGGTGTTAAACTGTTACAGTGGCCGTATCGGGCTCATCAACTCAGGAGGCGAATCGAAAGGGCAATCCGACCTTGTAGAAGCCGTTGCCACAGCCGTCATCAACAAACGTGCAGGAGGCATGGGCCTTATCCTGGGGAGAAAAGCCTTCCAGCGGCCGTTTAAAGAAGGTGTGCAATTGTTGCATGCCACACAGGATGTATATCTGGATAAGTCTATCACGATTGCCTGA
- the accD gene encoding acetyl-CoA carboxylase, carboxyltransferase subunit beta, translating to MAKWFQRIKKGIETSTSEKKEPPDGLWTKCQKCKKLILTKDLRENNFVCDKCNFHFRINSAEYFQILFDEDQSHELFGNIYPVDILGFKDVKTYEERLQDAQKKTGLADAIRVGVGKVNGFDLVVGCMDFDFIGGSMGSVVGEKIARAVDYCVAHRIPLLIISKSGGARMMESAFSLMQMAKTAAKLTQLAEARIPYFSLMTDPTTGGVTASFAMLGDINMAEPGALIGFAGPRVIKETIKKDLPEGFQTAEFLLEHGFLDFIVDRKELKTRITELLLLFSK from the coding sequence ATGGCAAAATGGTTTCAAAGGATCAAAAAAGGAATTGAGACTTCAACCAGTGAAAAAAAAGAACCACCCGACGGCCTGTGGACGAAATGTCAGAAGTGTAAAAAGCTGATCCTTACCAAAGACCTCCGGGAAAACAATTTTGTATGCGATAAATGCAATTTCCATTTTCGCATCAACTCTGCAGAATATTTTCAAATACTGTTCGACGAAGATCAATCGCATGAACTGTTCGGCAATATTTATCCGGTCGATATCCTGGGATTTAAAGACGTGAAAACTTATGAGGAGCGGTTGCAGGATGCCCAGAAAAAAACCGGACTGGCCGATGCTATTCGCGTGGGGGTGGGCAAGGTGAATGGGTTTGACCTGGTGGTGGGATGCATGGATTTTGATTTCATTGGCGGGTCGATGGGTTCTGTGGTCGGTGAAAAAATCGCTCGCGCTGTTGATTATTGCGTAGCGCATCGCATCCCCCTGCTGATTATTTCTAAATCAGGCGGAGCACGCATGATGGAGAGCGCATTTTCCCTGATGCAAATGGCTAAAACGGCCGCCAAACTCACCCAGCTGGCCGAGGCTCGCATCCCTTATTTTTCCCTGATGACCGACCCCACCACCGGCGGTGTGACAGCATCGTTTGCCATGCTGGGCGATATCAATATGGCCGAACCCGGCGCCCTGATTGGATTCGCCGGCCCTCGTGTGATCAAAGAAACCATTAAAAAAGATTTGCCCGAAGGATTTCAAACCGCGGAATTTCTCCTTGAACACGGATTTCTGGATTTCATCGTAGATCGTAAAGAATTGAAAACCCGCATCACCGAATTGCTGTTGCTGTTCAGCAAATAA